A DNA window from Methylobacterium sp. NMS14P contains the following coding sequences:
- a CDS encoding MDR family MFS transporter, with amino-acid sequence MPIPAETRRPLVLAAVMAAMFMIAIEATIVSTAMPQIAGQLGDLHLYAWVFASFLLTQTATTVVFGKLSDLYGRRPVLLFGIAVFLAGSLLCGLAWSMPSLILFRLIQGVGAGAIQPVSLTVVGDLYAARERGRVQGYLASVWGISSVAGPLVGGLIIGHLSWPWIFWINLPIGVIAAGLFLRFLHEGVERRPRQIDAIGAALFTAAIAALMIALTEAGESAEAALWPALAFVVAAILFVVQERRAPDPMLDIRLWMQRPIATANTATLLSGMTVIGLTAFLPMYVQGVLRQSPLIAGLTLTLMVLGWPIGATTAARSFVRFGLRPILLVGATLLPLGAVAFVTLGSDTSPVVAACGSVVMGLGMGFLSTAAIVIIQDSVAWAQRGAATASNIFSRNLGSTLGATVLGAVLNYRLANPSSGPAVNSDQLRRLLDDPASLGTGEEAIRGGLQHALHGTFWTVFAVAVLTLLLSLLVPPVAISDRPRELAVE; translated from the coding sequence ATGCCGATACCCGCTGAGACGCGCCGCCCGCTGGTCCTCGCCGCGGTGATGGCGGCGATGTTCATGATCGCCATAGAGGCGACCATCGTGTCGACGGCGATGCCGCAGATCGCCGGCCAACTCGGCGACCTCCACCTCTACGCCTGGGTGTTCGCCTCCTTCCTGCTGACTCAGACGGCCACCACGGTGGTGTTCGGAAAGCTCTCGGACCTCTACGGGCGCCGGCCGGTGCTGCTGTTCGGCATCGCGGTGTTCCTGGCGGGCTCCCTCCTGTGCGGGCTCGCGTGGTCGATGCCCTCGCTGATCCTGTTCCGCCTCATCCAAGGCGTCGGCGCCGGGGCGATCCAGCCGGTGAGCCTGACCGTCGTCGGCGACCTGTACGCCGCGCGGGAACGCGGCCGGGTCCAAGGCTACCTCGCCAGCGTCTGGGGCATCTCGTCGGTGGCCGGACCGCTGGTCGGCGGCCTGATCATCGGCCACCTGAGCTGGCCCTGGATCTTCTGGATCAACCTGCCGATCGGCGTGATCGCGGCCGGCCTGTTCCTGCGCTTCCTCCACGAGGGCGTCGAGCGCCGACCCCGCCAGATCGACGCGATCGGCGCGGCCCTGTTCACCGCCGCCATCGCGGCGCTGATGATCGCGCTGACCGAGGCGGGCGAGTCCGCCGAGGCCGCCCTGTGGCCGGCGCTGGCCTTCGTGGTGGCCGCGATCCTGTTCGTCGTCCAGGAGCGGCGCGCGCCGGACCCGATGCTCGACATCCGCCTGTGGATGCAGCGCCCGATCGCGACCGCCAACACCGCGACGCTGCTCTCCGGCATGACGGTGATCGGGCTCACGGCGTTCCTGCCGATGTACGTGCAGGGCGTGCTGCGGCAATCGCCCCTGATCGCCGGCCTGACCCTGACCCTGATGGTGCTCGGCTGGCCGATCGGCGCCACCACGGCGGCGCGCAGCTTCGTGCGGTTCGGCCTCCGCCCCATCCTGCTGGTCGGCGCGACGCTCCTGCCCCTCGGCGCGGTCGCTTTCGTGACGCTCGGATCGGACACCTCCCCGGTCGTGGCGGCCTGCGGCTCGGTCGTGATGGGGCTCGGCATGGGCTTCCTGTCCACCGCCGCCATCGTGATCATCCAGGACAGCGTCGCCTGGGCGCAGCGCGGGGCGGCGACGGCCTCGAACATCTTTTCGCGCAACCTCGGCTCGACCCTCGGCGCGACCGTCCTCGGGGCCGTGCTGAATTACCGGCTCGCGAACCCGTCGAGCGGCCCGGCTGTGAACTCCGATCAGCTCCGTCGCCTGCTCGACGATCCGGCGAGCCTCGGGACCGGCGAGGAGGCGATCCGCGGCGGCCTGCAGCACGCGCTGCACGGCACGTTCTGGACGGTGTTCGCCGTGGCGGTGCTGACCCTGCTCCTGTCGCTGCTGGTTCCGCCGGTGGCGATCTCCGACCGACCGCGCGAGCTCGCCGTGGAGTAG
- a CDS encoding MFS transporter, whose product MDARTAPHPGAHHPALDRKSVGAVVLGNALEFYDFTVYAFFAKPIGEAFFPANDPTHSLLASLALFGIGYVMRPIGGVLIGAFADRAGRKPAMLITIALMAVGMLMLAACPSYATIGGWAQVIVIAGRLVQGLALGGEVGPSTAFLLEAAPPDRRGFVTSWQIASQGCAALFAGIIATALALAVGEQAMAQWGWRLMFALGLCVVPVGLVIRSHLPETAGAEEDPHAAASTMAVVGRLLREHGRLLGLTFLVIAASTVSNAVGTNMPVFAGATLGLSETAATAVPIALGLASVIFPLLGGWLADRYGRRPVMIWPRALILILAVPAFAWVVQAPSAASVYAVTFLLSALSSINAAAVIVGIPEALPRAVRSAGLSIVYAVSVSVFGGSTNYVVNWLIAATGDRLAPAYYLAAFSLVGTIAAFLLPETRGRDLDADREA is encoded by the coding sequence ATGGACGCCCGGACCGCACCGCATCCCGGCGCGCATCATCCCGCCCTCGACCGCAAGTCGGTCGGGGCCGTCGTTCTCGGCAACGCCCTCGAATTCTACGACTTCACCGTCTACGCCTTCTTCGCCAAGCCGATCGGCGAGGCCTTCTTCCCGGCGAACGACCCGACCCACAGCCTGCTGGCATCCCTGGCTTTGTTCGGCATCGGCTACGTCATGCGGCCCATCGGCGGCGTGTTGATCGGCGCCTTCGCGGACCGGGCCGGCCGAAAACCCGCGATGCTGATCACCATCGCGCTGATGGCCGTCGGCATGCTCATGCTGGCCGCCTGCCCCTCCTACGCGACGATCGGCGGCTGGGCGCAGGTCATCGTCATCGCCGGCCGCCTCGTGCAGGGCCTCGCCCTCGGCGGCGAGGTCGGTCCCTCGACGGCCTTCCTGCTGGAAGCCGCCCCCCCCGACCGGCGCGGCTTCGTGACGAGCTGGCAGATCGCCAGTCAAGGCTGCGCGGCCCTGTTCGCCGGGATCATCGCGACCGCTCTGGCGCTCGCGGTCGGCGAACAGGCGATGGCGCAGTGGGGCTGGCGGCTGATGTTCGCCCTCGGCCTGTGCGTGGTGCCGGTCGGCCTCGTCATCCGCAGTCACCTGCCCGAGACGGCCGGCGCCGAGGAGGATCCGCACGCGGCGGCCTCGACGATGGCGGTGGTCGGCCGGCTCCTGCGCGAGCACGGCCGCCTGCTGGGCCTGACCTTCCTGGTCATCGCGGCCTCCACCGTGTCGAACGCGGTCGGCACCAACATGCCCGTCTTCGCCGGCGCGACCCTCGGCCTGAGCGAGACCGCCGCCACGGCGGTGCCGATCGCCCTCGGGCTCGCCTCGGTGATCTTCCCGCTGCTCGGCGGCTGGCTGGCCGACCGGTACGGACGGCGACCCGTGATGATCTGGCCGCGGGCGCTGATCTTGATCCTGGCGGTCCCGGCCTTCGCCTGGGTGGTGCAAGCGCCGAGCGCCGCCAGCGTCTACGCGGTCACCTTCCTGCTCTCGGCGCTGTCCTCCATCAACGCGGCGGCCGTGATCGTCGGCATCCCCGAGGCCCTGCCCCGGGCGGTGCGCAGCGCCGGGTTGTCGATCGTCTACGCGGTCTCCGTCTCGGTGTTCGGCGGCAGCACCAACTACGTGGTGAACTGGCTGATCGCCGCCACCGGCGACCGGCTCGCGCCGGCCTACTACCTCGCCGCGTTCAGCCTCGTCGGGACGATCGCCGCGTTCCTGCTGCCCGAGACGCGCGGGCGCGACCTCGACGCCGATAGGGAGGCGTAG
- a CDS encoding ribosome modulation factor — protein sequence MDTPPNDLDARALGRAAPAKGLAREACPYAEGTEARTLWLSGYDEALASGETPVTGGLAKHPVDGSAR from the coding sequence ATGGATACGCCACCGAACGACCTCGATGCCCGCGCCCTCGGCCGAGCCGCGCCCGCCAAGGGGCTGGCCCGGGAAGCCTGCCCCTACGCGGAGGGGACGGAAGCGCGCACGCTCTGGTTGTCCGGCTATGACGAGGCCCTGGCATCGGGCGAGACGCCCGTGACCGGCGGTCTCGCCAAGCACCCGGTCGACGGATCGGCCCGCTGA
- a CDS encoding DUF6894 family protein, whose amino-acid sequence MPRYFFHTQIGEDVISDPTGIELRDPDAAWEAARETIRAALRQPQDQARLMTACLVVTDDAGEIVLEFPFSEAVALPADENSTRH is encoded by the coding sequence ATGCCGCGCTACTTCTTCCACACGCAGATCGGCGAGGACGTCATCTCCGACCCGACCGGGATCGAGCTGCGGGATCCGGACGCGGCCTGGGAGGCGGCGCGGGAGACGATCCGCGCCGCCCTGCGCCAGCCCCAGGATCAGGCCCGTCTGATGACCGCGTGCCTCGTGGTCACGGATGACGCCGGCGAGATCGTGCTGGAATTCCCGTTCAGCGAGGCCGTGGCGCTGCCCGCGGACGAGAACTCGACGCGTCACTGA
- a CDS encoding NAD-dependent epimerase — translation MSLPPVLITGVAGFIGNQLALRLLEAGQQVVGLDSVNAYYDVRLKEARLRRLAGFPGYSFARLDLADRDGLDGLFRRHAFRTVIHLAAQAGVRYSLTDPHAYAASNLVGFLNILEACRHGGVGHLLYASSSSVYGGVTAMPFSVHQNVDHPLSLYAATKKANELMAHSYSHLYGLPTTGLRFFTVYGPWGRPDMALYLFTRAILAGEPIRVFNEGRMLRDFTYIDDIVAGIRALAERPAAPDPAWSGAAPDPGTSSAPYRIYNIGNNEPVALLEMIALLEDALGRKAEKILLPMQPGDVPATYADIDDLVRDAGFRPATPLKTGIGHFVDWYRTYHGV, via the coding sequence ATGTCCCTGCCACCTGTTCTGATCACCGGCGTCGCCGGCTTCATCGGGAACCAGCTCGCCCTGCGCCTCCTCGAGGCCGGCCAGCAGGTCGTCGGCCTGGACAGCGTCAACGCCTACTACGACGTGCGGCTCAAGGAAGCCCGGCTGCGGCGCCTCGCGGGCTTTCCGGGCTACAGCTTCGCGCGCCTCGACCTCGCCGACCGGGACGGGCTCGACGGGCTGTTCCGCCGCCACGCGTTCCGCACGGTGATCCACCTCGCCGCCCAGGCCGGCGTGCGCTACTCGCTCACCGATCCGCACGCCTACGCGGCGAGCAACCTCGTCGGCTTCCTGAACATCCTCGAGGCCTGCCGCCACGGCGGTGTGGGGCACTTGCTCTACGCCTCATCCAGTTCCGTCTACGGCGGCGTCACGGCAATGCCGTTCTCGGTGCATCAGAACGTCGACCATCCGCTCAGCCTGTACGCCGCGACCAAGAAGGCGAACGAGCTGATGGCGCACAGCTACAGCCACCTCTACGGCCTGCCGACCACGGGCCTGCGCTTCTTCACCGTCTACGGCCCCTGGGGCCGGCCCGACATGGCGCTGTACCTGTTCACCCGCGCCATCCTGGCGGGCGAGCCGATCCGCGTGTTCAACGAGGGGCGGATGCTCCGGGACTTCACCTACATCGACGACATTGTCGCGGGGATCCGGGCCCTGGCCGAGCGGCCGGCCGCGCCGGACCCCGCGTGGAGCGGCGCGGCGCCGGATCCCGGCACGAGTTCCGCGCCCTACCGGATCTACAACATCGGCAACAACGAACCGGTGGCTCTCCTCGAGATGATCGCACTCCTCGAGGACGCGCTGGGCCGCAAGGCGGAGAAGATCCTCCTGCCGATGCAGCCCGGCGACGTCCCTGCGACCTACGCCGACATCGACGACCTCGTGCGGGACGCCGGCTTCCGGCCCGCCACACCGTTGAAGACGGGGATCGGGCACTTCGTCGACTGGTATCGGACCTATCACGGCGTCTGA
- a CDS encoding c-type cytochrome has product MRSLVFGAVLAVVMPLAAQAQEAGDAAAGEKAFAPCKACHNFQKNGVGPDLKGVVGRKAGTYEGYNYSAALKNSGITWDEANLHEWLKNPKTKVPGTKMIFQGYPDDKKINDVIAYLKTQS; this is encoded by the coding sequence ATGCGTTCACTCGTTTTCGGCGCCGTCCTTGCCGTTGTCATGCCTCTCGCCGCGCAGGCCCAGGAGGCCGGCGACGCCGCCGCCGGCGAGAAGGCGTTCGCCCCCTGCAAGGCGTGCCACAACTTCCAGAAGAACGGCGTGGGTCCCGACCTGAAGGGCGTCGTCGGCCGCAAGGCGGGCACCTACGAGGGCTACAACTACTCCGCCGCCCTGAAGAACTCCGGCATCACCTGGGACGAGGCCAACCTGCACGAGTGGCTGAAGAACCCGAAGACGAAGGTGCCGGGCACCAAGATGATCTTCCAGGGTTACCCCGACGACAAGAAGATCAACGACGTCATCGCCTACCTCAAGACGCAGTCCTGA
- a CDS encoding MarR family winged helix-turn-helix transcriptional regulator → MSGPTASQVGIEPDRAGHSRADQLSQQERQRLDNQLCFAVYAAAHAFGRAYRNLLGRHELTYPQYLVLLVLWEQDGLSVKEIGNRLFLDSGTLTPLLKRLEASGRVRRARDRVDERQVSIFLTAAGEALRDELACLPDEAGGMTGLDIQGRKDLLHDLVTLRLSLQAGLMPE, encoded by the coding sequence ATGTCAGGCCCCACGGCCTCGCAGGTCGGCATCGAGCCGGATCGGGCGGGGCACTCGCGTGCCGACCAGCTTTCCCAGCAGGAACGGCAGCGCCTCGACAACCAGCTGTGCTTCGCGGTCTACGCCGCCGCGCACGCCTTCGGTCGCGCCTACCGCAACCTCCTCGGGCGTCACGAGCTGACCTACCCGCAATACCTCGTCCTGCTGGTTTTGTGGGAGCAGGACGGCTTGTCGGTCAAGGAGATCGGGAACCGCCTGTTCCTAGATTCGGGGACGCTGACACCGCTCCTGAAGCGTCTCGAAGCGTCCGGGCGGGTGCGCCGCGCCCGCGACCGGGTCGACGAGCGTCAGGTCAGCATCTTCCTCACCGCCGCCGGCGAGGCCCTGCGCGACGAACTCGCCTGCTTGCCGGACGAGGCGGGCGGCATGACCGGTCTCGATATCCAGGGCCGCAAGGACCTGCTTCACGACCTCGTCACCCTCAGGCTGAGCCTGCAGGCCGGACTTATGCCCGAATAG
- a CDS encoding site-specific tyrosine recombinase XerD: protein MPRPEVAEYLDMLAAERGAGLNTLSAYRRDLDDYLDYLARSGTALGDVGAGTLRAFLIDLETRGLKASSAARRLSCVRGFHKFLYAEGGAESDPSVAVSGPRRARALPKVLSIAEVDRLLATAQAAASAAQPPGPARRARRMVCLLELLYATGLRVSELVALPRTAGASRERYLIVKGKGGRERLVPLTEAARAAMATHLPAVPEESPWLFPADSDTGYLTRQAFARDLKVLAASAGLHSDRVSPHVLRHAFASHLLQNGADLRIVQELLGHADISTTQIYTHVLDERLKAMVRDLHPLMDR from the coding sequence ATGCCCCGTCCCGAGGTCGCCGAGTACCTCGACATGCTGGCCGCCGAGCGCGGTGCCGGCCTCAACACCCTGAGCGCCTACCGACGGGACCTGGACGACTACCTCGACTATCTCGCGCGCTCGGGCACGGCCCTCGGCGACGTCGGGGCCGGCACGCTGCGGGCCTTCCTGATCGATCTCGAGACGCGGGGCCTCAAGGCGTCCTCGGCGGCGCGGCGCCTGTCCTGCGTGCGCGGTTTCCACAAATTCCTGTACGCCGAGGGCGGTGCCGAGAGCGATCCGAGCGTCGCGGTGTCCGGGCCGCGCCGGGCGCGCGCGCTCCCCAAGGTGCTGTCCATCGCGGAGGTCGACCGGCTGCTCGCCACGGCGCAGGCCGCCGCCAGCGCCGCTCAACCGCCGGGACCGGCCCGACGGGCGCGCCGGATGGTGTGCCTGCTCGAGCTGCTCTACGCCACGGGCCTGCGCGTCTCGGAGCTGGTCGCCCTGCCCCGCACGGCCGGCGCGAGTCGCGAGCGCTACCTCATCGTCAAGGGCAAGGGCGGACGCGAGCGCCTGGTGCCCCTGACCGAGGCGGCCCGCGCCGCCATGGCGACACATCTTCCGGCCGTGCCGGAGGAGTCCCCGTGGCTGTTTCCGGCCGACAGCGACACCGGCTATCTCACCCGGCAGGCCTTCGCCCGCGATCTCAAGGTGCTGGCCGCGTCGGCGGGCCTTCACTCGGACCGCGTGAGCCCCCACGTGCTCCGCCACGCCTTCGCCAGTCACCTCCTGCAGAACGGCGCCGACCTGCGCATCGTCCAAGAGCTCCTCGGCCATGCCGACATCTCGACGACGCAGATCTACACGCACGTGCTGGACGAGCGCCTGAAGGCGATGGTCCGCGATCTGCATCCGCTGATGGATCGTTGA
- a CDS encoding histidine kinase: MPTLFRFFATLAILAGLVYAAMFALAHFVQPTPREMSVTIPASKLQPGSR, encoded by the coding sequence GTGCCGACCCTGTTCCGTTTCTTTGCCACCCTCGCGATCCTGGCGGGTCTGGTCTACGCGGCCATGTTCGCGCTCGCGCATTTCGTCCAACCGACGCCGCGGGAGATGAGCGTGACCATCCCCGCCTCGAAGCTGCAGCCGGGCAGCCGTTGA
- a CDS encoding shikimate kinase, protein MQESMQEAVSGEEAGEPIEARLRRALGLRSIVLVGLMGAGKSTVGRRLASRLGLIFKDADIEIEAAAGLTIPDIFAIYGEPSFRDGEERVISRLLRAGPLVLATGGGAYLREATRARIAESAVSVWLKADLDVLMRRVRKRGNRPLLQTEDPEATMRDLMAVRHPVYAAADVMVISREVSHDRVVQDVLEALDAHLSGEGSIPVAAQ, encoded by the coding sequence ATGCAGGAGTCGATGCAGGAGGCCGTGAGCGGGGAGGAGGCGGGGGAACCGATCGAGGCGCGTCTGCGCCGCGCGCTCGGCCTGCGCTCGATCGTGCTCGTCGGCCTCATGGGAGCGGGCAAGAGCACCGTCGGCCGGCGTCTGGCGAGCCGCCTCGGCCTGATCTTCAAGGATGCCGACATCGAGATCGAGGCCGCGGCCGGCCTGACGATCCCCGACATCTTCGCGATCTACGGCGAGCCGAGCTTCCGCGACGGCGAGGAGCGGGTGATCTCGCGCCTGCTGCGGGCCGGCCCCCTCGTCCTGGCGACGGGCGGCGGCGCCTACCTGCGCGAGGCGACCCGCGCGCGCATCGCGGAATCGGCGGTCTCCGTCTGGTTGAAGGCCGATCTGGACGTGCTGATGCGGCGCGTGCGCAAGCGCGGCAACCGCCCGCTGCTGCAGACCGAGGATCCGGAGGCGACGATGCGGGACCTGATGGCCGTGCGCCACCCGGTCTACGCCGCCGCCGACGTGATGGTCATCTCGCGCGAGGTGTCGCACGACCGGGTCGTCCAGGACGTGCTGGAGGCGCTGGACGCCCATCTCAGCGGCGAAGGATCCATCCCCGTGGCCGCCCAGTGA
- the aroB gene encoding 3-dehydroquinate synthase, giving the protein MTEPRPALLTVHVPLDAGRAYDIQIGRGLIDTAGAAVAALGGRRAAIVTDATVGALYAARLRTSLERAGLQAGVVTVAPGEASKSYAGYAEVCDGLLALKVERGDLVVALGGGVVGDLAGFAAATLRRGVRFVQVPTSLLAQVDSSVGGKTGINAPLGKNLIGAFHQPRLVLADTAALDTLSEREMRAGYAEVAKYGLIADPGFFDWCEANWRGIFLGGPERERAVASCCGAKAAVVTRDEREDGERALLNLGHTFGHALERLTGYDSARLVHGEGVAIGMALAFRFSARLGLCAGQDAGRVANHLALAGLPTRLQAVPGGCGDVEALLDAMTQDKKVRDGALTFILARGIGQSFIAPGVDRAEVAAFLRDELASDRTV; this is encoded by the coding sequence ATGACCGAGCCCCGTCCGGCCCTCCTGACCGTCCACGTGCCCCTCGACGCCGGCCGCGCCTACGACATCCAGATCGGGCGCGGGCTGATCGACACGGCCGGCGCCGCCGTCGCCGCGCTCGGGGGCCGCCGGGCGGCGATCGTGACGGACGCGACGGTGGGCGCGCTCTACGCCGCGCGGCTGCGGACCAGCCTGGAGCGCGCCGGCCTTCAGGCGGGCGTGGTGACGGTGGCGCCGGGCGAGGCCTCCAAATCCTACGCGGGCTACGCGGAGGTCTGCGACGGGCTGCTGGCCCTGAAGGTCGAGCGCGGCGACCTCGTCGTGGCGCTGGGCGGCGGCGTGGTCGGCGACCTCGCGGGCTTCGCGGCCGCCACCCTGCGGCGCGGCGTGCGCTTCGTGCAGGTGCCGACGAGTCTGCTCGCGCAGGTCGACTCGTCGGTCGGCGGCAAGACCGGCATCAACGCGCCGTTGGGCAAGAACCTGATCGGCGCCTTCCACCAGCCGCGCCTCGTCCTGGCCGACACGGCCGCCCTCGACACCCTGTCCGAGCGCGAGATGCGCGCCGGTTACGCCGAGGTCGCAAAGTACGGGTTGATCGCCGATCCGGGCTTCTTCGACTGGTGCGAGGCGAACTGGCGCGGGATCTTCCTTGGCGGTCCGGAGCGCGAGCGGGCCGTCGCGTCCTGCTGCGGGGCCAAGGCCGCGGTGGTCACCCGCGACGAGCGCGAGGACGGCGAGCGGGCGCTGCTCAACCTCGGCCACACCTTCGGTCACGCCCTGGAGCGTCTGACGGGCTACGATTCCGCCCGGTTGGTCCACGGCGAGGGCGTGGCGATCGGGATGGCCCTGGCCTTCCGCTTCTCGGCCCGACTCGGGCTCTGCGCCGGCCAGGATGCCGGCCGCGTCGCGAACCACCTCGCGCTCGCCGGCCTGCCGACCCGCCTGCAGGCCGTCCCCGGCGGATGCGGCGACGTCGAAGCTCTTCTCGACGCGATGACCCAGGACAAGAAGGTCCGCGACGGCGCGCTGACCTTCATCCTCGCCCGGGGGATCGGCCAGAGCTTCATCGCCCCCGGCGTGGACCGGGCGGAGGTGGCGGCGTTCCTGCGGGATGAATTGGCATCGGACCGGACCGTCTGA
- a CDS encoding complex I subunit 5 family protein has product MTAFPAALLPLPVAIPLVVCAAMLATAHVLPGRLPDILATLAALTVAVLCGVIATHAADGPLIYWFGGWEPRDGVHLGIGFSVDEASGWVAAFIGLLYALTFVFAWGFFDRTHGHFHILMLLFLAAMVGFCFTRDMFNLFVWFEVMSVAAFALTAYHLAESALAGAINFTVVNSLAGFLMLGGIGLIYAQTGTLDFEGIAAAVARGGRDPVVAGAFCLVAAALMIKGAIVPFQFWLADAHAVAPSPVSVIFSGSMVSLGLFGLAKVSAVVFGGSDQVQHALPALLVGLGSFTALLGGWMALLQRHLKRMLAFSTISHAGIMLTGLGALSVDGTGGMLVYVVGHGLVKGALFMIAGILLATQASIDEIALRGLGRGIWPAGVAMALAGLLLCGLPLGALDQGTRLVQGALAQQGHGHALAAGAIGAALTGAAVLRAAGRIFLGLGPDPGDEAGAPSEDEREKANRPLWLMLAPCCLLLALDIGLPAAVIEHALPRAASAFMHRPAVHALAEGPGWLPWASVAAALAGAGYGLFRRHLPALVVRPVSASQSAPTRALEVLHSGLIGDYAAWLAVGVAVIAAVLAMA; this is encoded by the coding sequence GTGACCGCCTTCCCGGCCGCCCTCCTGCCCCTGCCGGTCGCCATCCCGCTCGTGGTCTGCGCGGCGATGCTGGCGACCGCGCACGTCCTGCCCGGCCGTCTGCCGGATATCCTGGCGACGCTGGCCGCCCTCACCGTCGCGGTGCTCTGCGGCGTCATCGCCACCCACGCCGCCGACGGGCCGCTGATCTACTGGTTCGGTGGCTGGGAGCCGCGCGACGGAGTCCATCTCGGCATCGGCTTCTCGGTGGACGAGGCCAGCGGCTGGGTCGCGGCCTTCATCGGGCTGCTCTACGCGCTGACCTTCGTGTTCGCCTGGGGCTTCTTCGACCGCACCCACGGCCACTTCCACATCCTGATGCTGCTGTTCCTGGCCGCCATGGTCGGGTTCTGCTTCACCCGCGACATGTTCAACCTGTTCGTGTGGTTCGAGGTGATGAGTGTCGCGGCCTTCGCGCTCACGGCCTACCATCTGGCGGAATCGGCGCTGGCGGGCGCCATCAACTTCACGGTGGTGAACAGCCTCGCGGGTTTCCTGATGCTCGGCGGCATCGGGCTGATCTACGCTCAGACCGGCACGCTCGACTTCGAGGGCATCGCGGCCGCGGTGGCGCGGGGTGGCCGGGATCCGGTGGTGGCCGGGGCGTTCTGCCTCGTGGCGGCGGCCCTGATGATCAAGGGCGCCATCGTGCCGTTCCAGTTCTGGCTCGCCGACGCCCACGCGGTGGCGCCGAGCCCGGTCTCGGTGATCTTCTCCGGATCGATGGTCTCGCTCGGGCTGTTCGGCCTCGCGAAGGTGAGCGCCGTCGTGTTCGGCGGCTCCGATCAGGTCCAGCACGCCCTGCCGGCGCTCCTCGTCGGCCTGGGCAGCTTCACCGCCCTCCTGGGCGGCTGGATGGCCCTGCTGCAGCGGCACCTCAAGCGGATGCTCGCCTTCTCGACGATCTCGCATGCCGGGATCATGCTCACCGGCCTCGGCGCCCTCTCGGTGGACGGGACCGGCGGGATGCTCGTCTACGTGGTGGGCCACGGGCTGGTGAAGGGCGCCCTGTTCATGATCGCCGGCATCCTGCTCGCCACCCAGGCCAGCATCGACGAGATCGCCCTGCGCGGCCTCGGGCGGGGAATCTGGCCCGCCGGGGTCGCCATGGCTCTGGCCGGGCTGCTGCTCTGCGGCCTGCCCCTCGGCGCGCTCGACCAGGGTACGCGCCTGGTCCAGGGCGCGCTGGCGCAGCAGGGGCACGGGCACGCGCTGGCGGCCGGCGCCATCGGCGCGGCGCTGACAGGAGCCGCGGTGCTGCGGGCCGCCGGTCGCATCTTCCTCGGGCTCGGGCCCGATCCCGGCGACGAGGCCGGCGCCCCGAGCGAGGACGAGCGCGAGAAGGCCAACCGGCCGCTATGGCTGATGCTGGCGCCGTGCTGCCTTCTCCTGGCCCTCGATATCGGTCTGCCGGCGGCCGTGATCGAGCACGCCCTTCCGCGGGCGGCGTCGGCCTTCATGCACCGGCCGGCCGTGCACGCGCTGGCGGAGGGACCGGGCTGGCTTCCCTGGGCCTCAGTCGCCGCCGCCCTGGCCGGCGCGGGCTACGGCCTGTTCCGGAGGCACCTGCCGGCGCTGGTGGTCCGCCCGGTCAGCGCCTCGCAATCGGCGCCGACCCGCGCGCTGGAAGTGCTCCACAGCGGCTTGATCGGCGATTACGCGGCGTGGCTCGCGGTCGGCGTGGCGGTGATCGCGGCCGTGCTGGCCATGGCATGA
- a CDS encoding sodium:proton antiporter, which translates to MNAVTSFLPYAVAAWLFGIGLYGIATSRNFIHLVGCLGVCQSATYVLLLGLGYRWGSIAPIFYDHPPGTPAVDPVMQALVLTDIVVGATLTALLLVLTIQAYKRGGSLDPEKLRPMRAGGKSGRDPGSSRVRDPERSAP; encoded by the coding sequence GTGAATGCGGTCACCAGTTTCCTGCCCTACGCGGTCGCCGCGTGGCTGTTCGGGATCGGCCTCTACGGCATCGCCACGAGCCGCAACTTCATCCACCTCGTGGGCTGCCTCGGCGTCTGCCAGTCGGCGACCTACGTGCTCCTGCTCGGCCTCGGCTATCGCTGGGGCAGCATCGCGCCGATCTTCTACGACCACCCGCCGGGAACGCCCGCCGTCGACCCGGTGATGCAGGCGCTGGTGCTCACCGACATCGTGGTCGGCGCGACGCTCACCGCCCTCCTCCTCGTCCTCACCATCCAGGCCTACAAGCGCGGCGGCAGTCTGGACCCGGAGAAACTCCGGCCGATGCGCGCGGGCGGCAAGTCGGGGCGCGATCCGGGATCGAGCCGGGTGCGCGACCCGGAGCGGAGCGCCCCGTGA